A section of the Humulus lupulus chromosome 2, drHumLupu1.1, whole genome shotgun sequence genome encodes:
- the LOC133815582 gene encoding zinc finger BED domain-containing protein RICESLEEPER 2-like, with the protein MELTKLKHRDIKQSILNPSKKKDGSTSLAAHNFDQECSRHKLAKMIVLHEYPLNMVEHHGFRDFVNSLQPFFKNVSRSTIRRDILKIYENEKTKTKNSISDNCSRVAITTHMWTSNNQKRGYMVVTAHYIDDSWNLHNRIIRFIYVPAPHTAKLLAKVLMECLVEWSLERKLSTLTLDNCTVNIAMMDQMKEKLRNASLLMKGELVHMKCSAHILNLIVQQGLGAIQGAIETIRESVVFWTGTPKRVEKFEEAKKGLSCASNKKLVLDCKTRWNSTYLMLTSAIVYKDVFSRLIHTEKNYKKEPSERDWLLAKVMCEKLKLFYHVTEMFSGTKYPTTNLFFSKICDIWLLLEECLKSSYDEIRIMASNMMDKFEQYWTSIHGILAIATVMDPRFKMKLIEYYFPKIYVGEYQNEVERIRMLCYDLVKEYKPNDGKENLPDPLSNASGVGGDSDGCVDPLAGYDLFVSSTSKVDTFKSELEFYLEEVVLPRSEEFDILAWWKTNGLKYPTLQQVARDVLAIPVSTVASESAFSTSGRHVTPCRNRLHPSMLEALVCTQDWLWDEKLDASQNEISHSTFFDDVEDDEAGPSFVDFDS; encoded by the exons ATGGAGTTGACAAAGCT GAAGCATCGAGATATAAAACAATCAATCTTAAATCCAagtaagaagaaggatggaagtactTCACTAGCTGCTCACAACTTTGATCAAGAGTGTTCAAGACACAAACTTGCTAAAATGATTGTTTTGCATGAGTATCCACTCAATATGGTTGAACATCATGGATTTAGAGATTTTGTCAACTCTCTTCAGCCATTTTTCAAGAATGTATCTCGAAGTACTATTAGGAGGGATATATTGAAGATATATGAGAATGAGAAGACCAAGACAAAGAACTCAATTAGTGACAATTGTAGTAGAGTTGCAATCACAACTCACATGTGGACATCAAATAATCAAAAGAGAGGGTATATGGTGGTGACTGCACATTATATTGATGATTCATGGAATTTGCACAATCGAATTATCAG GTTTATATATGTGCCTGCCCCTCATACTGCTAAGTTATTAGCAAAAGTGTTGATGGAGTGTTTGGTTGAATGGTCTCTTGAACGTAAGTTGTCTACTCTTACTTTAGATAACTGTACTGTGAATATTGCCATGATGgatcaaatgaaagaaaaattgagaaatgCTTCTTTACTAATGAAAGGTGAATTAGTTCATATGAAATGTTCTGCTCATATCTTGAACTTGATTGTCCAACAAGGATTAGGAGCAATTCAAGGTGCCATAGAAACTATACGTGAGAGTGTAGTTTTTTGGACTGGTACTCCAAAAAGAGTTGAAAAGTTTGAagaggctaagaaaggattatcATGTGCAAGCAATAAAAAGCTAGTGCTTGATTGTAAGACTAGGTGGAATTCTACTTATTTGATGCTTACTAGTGCCATTGTTTATAAAGATGTGTTCAGTCGCTTAATACACACtgagaaaaattacaaaaaagaaCCTAGTGAGCGAGATTGGCTTTTGGCAAAAGTTATGTGTGAGAAACTGAAGTTGTTTTACCATGTCACTGAGATGTTTTCTGGGACCAAATATCCTACTACTAATCTATTCTTCTCTAAGATTTGTGATATTTGGTTGTTGCTTGAGGAGTGTCTTAAGTCTTCATACGATGAGATTAGGATAATGGCATCAAATATGATGGATAAATTTGAGCAGTATTGGACTTCCATTCATGGCATATTAGCCATAGCAACTGTTATGGATCCAAGGTTTAAGATGAAATTGATTGAGTATTATTTTCCTAAAATTTATGTTGGTGAATATCAAAATGAAGTTGAACGAATTAGAATGTTGTGCTATGATTTGGTGAAAGAATACAAACCAAATGATGGAAAAGAAAATCTTCCTGATCCTTTATCCAATGCTTCTGGAGTTGGAGGGGATAGTGATGGATGTGTGGATCCTTTAGCTGGTTATGACTTGTTCGTTAGTAGTACTTCTAAGGTGGATACTTTCAAGTCTGAGTTAGAGTTCTACTTGGAGGAAGTAGTTTTGCCTAGGAGTGAAGAGTTTGATATTTTAGCTTGGTGGAAGACAAATGGTCTTAAGTATCCAACATTACAACAAGTTGCTAGAGATGTTTTGGCTATCCCAGTGTCTACAGTAGCTTCTGAGTCTGCTTTCAGTACTAGTGGAAGACATGTGACTCCTTGTCGTAATAGGCTTCACCCGAGTATGTTGGAGGCATTAGTATGTACTCAAGATTGGCTATGGGATGAGAAATTAG ATGCATCACAAAATGAGATTTCACATAGTACATTCTTTGATGATGTTGAAGATGATGAAGCG GGTCCAAGTTTTGTGGATTTTGATTCTTGA
- the LOC133819554 gene encoding calcium-binding protein CP1 codes for MCPSGRTLATAATANTTTVSGFRSAFEVLDTDRDGKISREDLRAFYAGFSSSGADESKIISMMKAADSNQDGFVEFDEFERVLGCTNRLRGGGLMEEAFKVMDKDGDGWLSHQDLKSYMEMAGFPTGDEEIKAMISLGGGNEKQGVSYQGWLKILAVD; via the coding sequence ATGTGCCCTTCCGGAAGAACCCTAGCCACGGCGGCGACGGCGAACACCACAACCGTATCAGGTTTCCGCTCAGCGTTCGAGGTACTCGACACCGACCGCGACGGAAAGATTAGCCGCGAAGACCTCCGCGCATTTTACGCCGGATTCTCGAGCTCCGGCGCTGACGAGAGCAAAATCATTTCGATGATGAAGGCGGCGGACTCGAACCAAGACGGATTCGTCGAGTTCGACGAGTTCGAGCGCGTCCTCGGGTGCACGAACCGACTGCGCGGTGGAGGATTGATGGAGGAAGCGTTCAAGGTTATGGACAAGGACGGCGACGGGTGGCTAAGCCACCAGGACTTGAAGAGCTACATGGAGATGGCGGGGTTTCCGACGGGAGATGAAGAAATCAAGGCTATGATTTCTCTGGGCGGAGGTAATGAAAAGCAAGGCGTTTCGTACCAAGGTTGGCTTAAGATCTTGGCCGTTGATTAA